A region of Acidobacteriota bacterium DNA encodes the following proteins:
- a CDS encoding PIN domain-containing protein: MLLDTDVLIDVALDRRPHSDLASEILDRLERGYRKAFVAWHSVSSFYYMVAPLQGEKTARDFILDLTRFVEVAETGTEAIRYAAALPMTDFEDAMLVAAADACGARYIVTRNMKHFRRSPIPAISAEDALGKLF; encoded by the coding sequence TGATACCGATGTCCTCATTGACGTCGCGCTCGACAGACGCCCACACTCGGACTTGGCCTCGGAGATTCTCGACCGGCTTGAGCGTGGCTATCGGAAAGCGTTTGTCGCGTGGCATTCGGTCTCAAGCTTCTATTACATGGTGGCTCCCTTGCAGGGTGAGAAAACGGCGCGCGATTTCATCCTGGATCTGACCCGCTTCGTGGAGGTCGCGGAGACAGGAACTGAAGCCATTCGTTATGCGGCCGCGCTTCCCATGACCGATTTCGAGGATGCCATGCTAGTCGCCGCTGCGGATGCCTGCGGGGCCCGGTACATCGTGACGAGGAACATGAAGCACTTCCGTCGCTCGCCGATCCCGGCGATCAGCGCCGAAGACGCGCTCGGCAAGTTGTTCTGA